One part of the Quercus lobata isolate SW786 chromosome 7, ValleyOak3.0 Primary Assembly, whole genome shotgun sequence genome encodes these proteins:
- the LOC115954065 gene encoding probable serine/threonine-protein kinase PBL12 translates to MEVETRESFIYHKAFLEHREQVIQRDRLAPPRVLPVHKSLPSIGSHKPLLYSMEELADMTDNFNEKNLIGETLFSKLYRGTIRHGWLPFEDWVVTVKIWDYTLPTSCYLNANEITNEEVMFLTQPSAKQHPNVVNLLGYSNRRFLEAVVYDLNPLDTVHNLATTGSLTWLQRIKVALGFARALEFLHDPKKPYLVRNINAAHIILDQDCNPKIFDFSTMSGGILGKLTRLKEQLLTVGYDDPEDFPLGGPEEGGFEVTYHDVFSYGVVLLGLITKRIVDKEDTLKTLVYRWAWKHYRPNRYLVHESLVEDPGFYASDGIMITELAMRCIQIELDKRPSMKDVVKRLEGSQAVQLYGNVVGM, encoded by the exons ATGGAAGTGGAAACCAGGGAATCGTTTATCTACCATAAGGCTTTTCTTGAACATAGAGAGCAAGTTATACAACGCGACCGTCTCGCTCCACCCCGAGTTTTGCCCGTACATAAATCTCTTCCTTCCATTG GATCTCACAAGCCGCTCTTATATTCAATGGAAGAATTGGCAGATATGACTgacaattttaatgaaaaaaatttgattggAGAAACCTTATTTAGCAAACTGTACCGTGGGACAATCCGACATGGCTGGCTTCCTTTTGAAGATTGGGTTGTCACTGTGAAGATTTGGGATTATACTCTACCAACATCGTGTTATCTCAACGCAAATGAAATTACTaat GAAGAAGTAATGTTTTTAACACAACCAAGTGCAAAACAACATCCAAACGTGGTAAATTTGTTAGGCTATTCTAATAGACGCTTCCTTGAAGCTGTTGTTTATGACCTCAATCCTTTGGATACTGTTCATAACTTGGCTACCACAG GTAGTCTTACTTGGCTTCAAAGGATTAAAGTGGCTCTTGGATTTGCTCGTGCACTTGAATTTCTTCATGATCCAAAAAAGCCTTATTTAGTGCGCAACATTAACGCAGCTCATATAATTCTTGATCAA GATTGCAACCCAAAgatatttgacttttcaaccATGAGCGGAGGTATTCTTGGTAAGCTGACTCGCCTCAAAGAGCAACTGTTGACTGTTGGCTATGATGATCCAGAAGACTTCCCCTTAG GTGGACCAGAGGAAGGTGGATTTGAGGTAACCTACCACGATGTCTTCTCTTATGGTGTTGTTCTCCTGGGGCTAATAACAAAAAGAATTGTGGACAAGGAAGATACTCTGAAGACTTTGGTTTACCGTTGGGCCTGGAAGCACTATAGGCCTAATCGTTATCTTGTGCATGAAAGCCTTGTTGAAGACCCTGGCTTTTATGCTTCTGATGGAATAATGATAACTGAGCTTGCCATGCGCTGCATTCAAATAGAACTTGATAAGCGTCCTTCCATGAAGGATGTTGTCAAGCGTCTTGAGGGTTCACAAGCTGTTCAACTTTATGGCAATGTAGTTGGAATGTAA